One Companilactobacillus farciminis KCTC 3681 = DSM 20184 genomic window, GACGATTGTTAGAGCTGGTGCCGGTGTTAACAATATTCCGTTAGACCGCGTGACTGAAAAGGGAATTGCAGTTTTTAATACTCCCGGTAGTAATGCTAATGCCGTTAAAGAATTGATAGTTGCTCTAATGATTGCTACGAAGAGAAATCTCTTTGAGGCACACCAATATTCAGATGAACATACAGAAGCCGATGTTTCTCAACGAACTGAAAAAGACAAAACTAAATTCAATGGTACAGAATTAGCTGGTAAAAAAATTGCAGTAATTGGGTTAGGCCACGTTGGTTCTCTAGTTGCCAATGCTGCGTTAGGATTAGGGATGAAAGTAATTGGTTATGATCCTTATTTATCAGCTAATGCTGCTTGGAGAATCAACAATAAAGTTAAACGAGTTGATACAATTAAAAAAGCCGTTAAGAGTGCCGACTTTGTAACTATTCACGTGCCTAAGAATGAAGAGACAATTGGTTTGATCAGTACTCCAGAAATCAATGAAATGAAAGATGGGGCAGTTTTGTTCAACTATTCTAGAGTTGGTATCGTCGATAATAAGGCTGCTGTTAAAGCTATTCGTAATCAAAAAATCAATCATTACTGTACCGACTTTGGTGAACCGATCATTGCTGACAATCCAAAGATTACCATCACTCCACATATCGGTGGTTCAACTTTAGAAGCTGAATCAAATGGAGCTATTCAAGGTGCTAATACCGTTATGGATTATTTGCAAAATGGCGATACGACTAATTGTGTCAATTTGCCAAATATGCAGGTAGCATTTGAAACAGCTTTTCGAATTACCGTAATTCACCAAAATGTTCCTAACATGGTTGGACAGATCAGTACGCAACTAGC contains:
- a CDS encoding phosphoglycerate dehydrogenase, which encodes MYDVKTFNAIAQSGLDTFRNDFEINKTDDPDAYLIRSVNLLEADFPQSLKTIVRAGAGVNNIPLDRVTEKGIAVFNTPGSNANAVKELIVALMIATKRNLFEAHQYSDEHTEADVSQRTEKDKTKFNGTELAGKKIAVIGLGHVGSLVANAALGLGMKVIGYDPYLSANAAWRINNKVKRVDTIKKAVKSADFVTIHVPKNEETIGLISTPEINEMKDGAVLFNYSRVGIVDNKAAVKAIRNQKINHYCTDFGEPIIADNPKITITPHIGGSTLEAESNGAIQGANTVMDYLQNGDTTNCVNLPNMQVAFETAFRITVIHQNVPNMVGQISTQLANRQINIENMANAAKDKVAYTIVDVNDLNQDDAEDLIHHLNSIPEVYRVRLIKHQ